The DNA window AGTTATGGGGCACACTCCAACCTGTGTGTCAATCAAATCCGGAGAAACGGCACCAAAGCCCAGAAAGAGAAATATTTGCCCAAACTTGTCAGCGGCGAACATGTCGGTGCGCTGGCCATGAGTGAACCAAATGCCGGGTCTGACGTGGTGAGTATGCAGTTGCGCGCTGAGAAAAAAGGCGATCGCTACATTCTCAACGGCAACAAAATGTGGATCACTAATGGACCGGATGCGGATGTGTTGGTGGTTTACGCCAAAACGTCACCGGAGAAAGGAGCGCATGGCATCACCGCTTTCATTATTGAAAAGCAATTTCCCGGATTTTCCACAGCCCAGAAGCTCGACAAACTTGGCATGCGCGGTTCAAATACCTGTGAACTGGTGTTCGAGGATTGCGAAGTGCCGGAGGAAAATGTGCTCGGCAAGGTTGATGAGGGTGTTCGTGTCCTCATGAGTGGGCTTGATTATGAACGCGTCGTGCTTGCTGGCGGACCATTGGGCATCATGCGGGCTTGTTTGGACGTTGTCATCCCTTATGTTCATGAGCGAAAGCAATTTGGGCGGGCCATCGGCGAGTTCCAGTTGATGCAAGGGAAGCTGGCCGATATGTACACGACCATGAACGCCTGTCGGGCTTATGTCTATGCTGTGGCAAAGGCCTGTGACCGTGGTGAAACGACTCGGAAAGATGCCGCAGGTGCCATTTTGTATGCGTCGGAACGCGCGACACGTATGGCGCTTGACGCCATTCAGTGCTTGGGTGGAAACGGTTATATCAACGAATATCCCACGGGTCGCTTATTGCGCGACGCTAAGCTCTATGAAATCGGTGCGGGGACATCCGAGATTCGTCGCATGTTGATTGGTCGGGAACTGTTTAAAGAAACTGCATAGTGATGAGGGGTTGAACGATGCAACAGGATAATATTGTCATTGTAAGTGCTGCGAGAACACCATTAGGCGGCTTTCAGGGGGCGTTGGCAGAGGTGTCAGCCCCTACCCTTGGCGCTATCGCCATTGGGGCGGCTATTGAGCGGGCCGGTATTGATGCCGACATGGTCGATGAAGTGTTCATGGGTTGTGTTATCCCTGCTGGACTTGGTCAAGCGCCGGCTAGGCAAGCGGCCCTCGGTGCGGGCTTGCCGTACAAGAGCGGCGCCACGACCATCAACAAAGTCTGTGGTTCGGGGATGAAAACCGTCATGCTCGCTCATGATTTGATGAAAGCAGGCAATGGCGAGATTATGATCGCTGGCGGGATGGAAAGTATGACCAATGCGCCCTACTTGCTGTCCAAAGCCCGTTCCGGTTTTCGAATGGGACATGGCGAGATCAAGGATGCAATGTTTTTGGATGGGCTTGAAGACGCGTATGACAAAGGAAAGCTGATGGGCGTGTTTGCTCAAGAAACCGCCGATCAATACGGATTTACTCGCGAAGCGCAAGACGAATTTGCATTAGAATCGTTACGCCGTGCAAAAAGTGCGATAGACACGGGGGCTTTTAAAGACGAAATCACGCCGGTGACCATTCAGACTCGAAAAGGCGAAAACGTTGTGGATACGGATGAACAGCCGCTCAAAGCGAAACCGGAAAAAATCCCCACATTGCGGCCAGCCTTCCGTAAAGATGGCACTATCACAGCAGCAAACGCCAGCTCAATTTCTGACGGTGCCGCCGCTTTGGTGGTGATGACCGAGTCTCGAGCCAATGCATTGGGCTTGACTCCAATGGCGCGCATCGTTGCCCATGCTACTCATTCTCGGAAACCGGCCGAGTTTACCATTGCACCGGTGGGTGCGATTGAAGCGGTCTTGGCACGAGCGGGCTGGACCACGGACGACGTCGATCTGTTCGAAATTAACGAAGCCTTCGCGATGGTCACTATGGCAGCAATGCACGATCTCAAACTTCCGCATGACAAGGTCAACGTTCATGGTGGTGCTTGTGCTCTTGGCCATCCGCTTGGCGCGACCGGAGCACGAATCATTGTGACCCTATTGCATGCGCTAAAGCAGCGTTCACTGAAAAAAGGGGTGGCCGCCCTATGCATTGGTGGAGGCGAAGCCACAGCCATTGCCATTGAGGTCTTGTAATGTTTCTTAATGAAGAACAAAGAATGATTCGCGATGCGGCGCGCGACTTTGTCGCCGCCGAGATCATCCCGCATGCGGCTCGCTGGGATGAAAATGGCGAGTTTCCAAGTGATGCATTGAAGGGGCTGGCAGAGCTGGGATTCTTTGGCATGTTGGTCCCAGAGGACTATGGCGGGTGTGATATTGGGCATGTGGCTGCAGCCACTGTGATTGAAGAGATTGCGTACGGTGATGCTGCCTGCGCAACCATTGTGAGTGTCACAAATTCGGTCGCGTGCATGCCTATTTTGAAATTTGGAACGGACGAACAAAAGGAACGCTTTCTGAAACCACTGGCAACCGGCCAATGGCTTGGTGCGTTTTGCTTGACCGAACCGCATGCGGGTTCTGACGCAGCCGATCTGCGGACGAAGGCGATCCGCGATGGTGACCACTATGTGATTAACGGTGTGAAGCAGTTTATCACCTCCGGAAAACATGCGGACATTGCCATCGTTTTTGCTGTCACCAACCCGGAACTCGGCAAAAAAGGCATTAGTGCTTTTATTGTGCCTACAAATACACCGGGTTATACCGTCACCGCCGTCGAAAGAAAACTTGGGCAACATGCGTCGGATACTTGCCAGATTACTTTTGACAACTGCCGAATTCCGGTAGAGAACCGATTAGGTGCCGAGGGTGAAGGTTACAAAATTGCGCTCGCTAACCTTGAGGGTGGGCGTATTGGTATCGCAGCGCAATCTGTCGGTATTGCGCGTGCGGCATTTGATGCCGCGAGACAGTATGCCTGCGAACGCTATGCTTTTGGCAAACCGATCGCGGAACACCAATCCATTCAATTTAAACTTGCAGATATGACAACCCGCATTGATGCAGCTCGCCTGATGTACCTTCGTGCGGCGGCATTGCGTGATGCGGGCAAGCCGTGTTTAAAAGAGGCCTCACAAGCTAAATTATTCGCTTCGGAAATGGCTGAGTGGGTCTGCAGCCAAGCCATACAAATCCATGGTGGATATGGGTATCTCAAGGACTTCCCTGTCGAGAAATACTATCGTGACGTCCGTGTTTGTCAGATTTATGAAGGCACCAGTGAGGTTCAGCGTATCGTGATCGGACGCTGTCTGTTAAATGAGGATTAACCAAGGAACCTGCACTTATGAGTATCCTGAAGTCGAAGACCAACCCAAGAAGCCAAGAGTATCAGGATAATTATGCCGCTATGTCGGCGCTTGTGGATGATTTGCGTCGCACCGTGAATCAAATTGACCAAGGTGGCGGTGAAGCAGCGCGGGAAAGGCATCTCTCACGCGGCAAGCTGCTTCCGAGAGATCGAGTTCGCACCCTGTTGGATGTTGGGTCACCTTTTTTGGAATTGTCGCAACTTGCCGCTTACGGCATGTACGATAATCAAGTGCCCGCCGCAGGTATTATTACCGGGATTGGCCGGGTATCGGGCCGTGAGTGCATGATTGTGGCAAATGATGCTACCGTCAAGGGCGGTACTTACTTCCCAGAAACTGTGAAAAAGCATTTGCGTGCGCAAGAGATCGCCGAACAAAACCGTTTGCCCTGCATCTATTTGGTCGATTCTGGCGGTGCCAACCTCCCACAGCAGGACGAAGTATTCCCTGACAAGGATGATTTTGGCCGTATCTTCTACAACCAGGCCAATATGAGCGCCAAGGGTATTCCGCAAATTGCCGTGGTGATGGGGTCTTGCACAGCAGGTGGCGCTTATGTCCCTGCTATGGCCGATGAATCCATTATTGTTCGTCAGCAAGGCACCATTTTTTTGGGAGGGCCGCCCCTGGTCAAAGCGGCCACTGGTGAGGTGGTCACGGCGGAGGCGCTCGGTGGTGCAGATGTGCATTGTCGTACGTCCGGCGTCACCGATCATTATGCGCACAATGATGAACATGCCCTGGCGATTGCGCGCCGCATCATTGCCAATTTGAATCACAGCAAAAAGACTTCGCTGGACATTTCGCCTCCACAGGCACCTCGCTATGATACAGACGAGCTGTTAGGCGTCGTGCCAGCAGATCTGAAAAAGCCCTACGATGTCCGTGAAGTGATTGCCCGACTTGTCGATGGCTCTGAGTTCGACGAGTTTAAACCACTGTTCGGCACAACACTTGTTTGCGGATTTGCGAGAATCTGGGGCTATCCGGTCGGTATTGTTGCCAACAACGGAATCTTGTTTTCGGATTCTGCGCTTAAAGGCGCGCACTTTGTTGAGCTTTGCTGTCAGCGGAAGATTCCTCTGGTCTTTTTGCAAAATATCACCGGTTTTATGGTGGGGAAAAAATACGAAGCGGAAGGCATTGCCAAACATGGCGCAAAAATGGTGACAGCTGTCGCTTGTGCACAGGTGCCAAAGTTTACCGTGATTATTGGCGGCAGCTTTGGTGCGGGGAACTACGGTATGTGTGGGCGAGCCTATAATCCACGTTTTCTTTGGATGTGGCCGAACGCTCGTATTTCTGTCATGGGTGGAGAACAAGCGGCGAATGTGCTCGCACAGGTCAAACGCGATAACTTGGCACGCAAAGGTATTGATTGGTCTGCCGAGGAAGAGGAAGCATTCAAAGCCCCTATTCGCCAGCAATACGAAACACAAGGTCATCCCTACTATGCCAGCGCCCGGCTGTGGGATGACGGTGTGATCGACCCAAGAGATACTCGAATGGTGTTGGCGCTTGGCATTTCTGCCGCGCTCAATGCACCTATTCCGGAAACGAAGTTTGGCGTATTCAGGATGTGACGACGATGGAAAAGCTATTTATTGAAGAAAGACGCGATAACGGTGTGGTTGTTCTCACACTGAATCGACCCGAGGTGCATAATGCATTTAATGATGAACTGATTGCAGCACTGATCGAAGGTTTACAGGCGTTAAATTCCGATCCCTCGGTGCGCGTTGTCCAATTACGGGGCGCCGGAAAGAGCTTTTCTGCCGGCGCTGACCTGAACTGGATGCAACGTATGGCGCAATACAGTTGGGAAGAAAACTACCAAGATTCTTTGAAACTTGCCTCTCTGATGAGCACTCTGGCCAATATGAGTATGCCAACCATGGCCGTGGTTCAGGGGGCAGCATTTGGTGGCGGTGTCGGGCTGGTGGCGGCGTGCGATTTCGCACTGGCCAGCGATAGAGCGAGTT is part of the Gammaproteobacteria bacterium genome and encodes:
- a CDS encoding acyl-CoA dehydrogenase codes for the protein MFLNEEQRMIRDAARDFVAAEIIPHAARWDENGEFPSDALKGLAELGFFGMLVPEDYGGCDIGHVAAATVIEEIAYGDAACATIVSVTNSVACMPILKFGTDEQKERFLKPLATGQWLGAFCLTEPHAGSDAADLRTKAIRDGDHYVINGVKQFITSGKHADIAIVFAVTNPELGKKGISAFIVPTNTPGYTVTAVERKLGQHASDTCQITFDNCRIPVENRLGAEGEGYKIALANLEGGRIGIAAQSVGIARAAFDAARQYACERYAFGKPIAEHQSIQFKLADMTTRIDAARLMYLRAAALRDAGKPCLKEASQAKLFASEMAEWVCSQAIQIHGGYGYLKDFPVEKYYRDVRVCQIYEGTSEVQRIVIGRCLLNED
- a CDS encoding acetyl-CoA C-acyltransferase, translating into MQQDNIVIVSAARTPLGGFQGALAEVSAPTLGAIAIGAAIERAGIDADMVDEVFMGCVIPAGLGQAPARQAALGAGLPYKSGATTINKVCGSGMKTVMLAHDLMKAGNGEIMIAGGMESMTNAPYLLSKARSGFRMGHGEIKDAMFLDGLEDAYDKGKLMGVFAQETADQYGFTREAQDEFALESLRRAKSAIDTGAFKDEITPVTIQTRKGENVVDTDEQPLKAKPEKIPTLRPAFRKDGTITAANASSISDGAAALVVMTESRANALGLTPMARIVAHATHSRKPAEFTIAPVGAIEAVLARAGWTTDDVDLFEINEAFAMVTMAAMHDLKLPHDKVNVHGGACALGHPLGATGARIIVTLLHALKQRSLKKGVAALCIGGGEATAIAIEVL
- a CDS encoding methylcrotonoyl-CoA carboxylase, which encodes MSILKSKTNPRSQEYQDNYAAMSALVDDLRRTVNQIDQGGGEAARERHLSRGKLLPRDRVRTLLDVGSPFLELSQLAAYGMYDNQVPAAGIITGIGRVSGRECMIVANDATVKGGTYFPETVKKHLRAQEIAEQNRLPCIYLVDSGGANLPQQDEVFPDKDDFGRIFYNQANMSAKGIPQIAVVMGSCTAGGAYVPAMADESIIVRQQGTIFLGGPPLVKAATGEVVTAEALGGADVHCRTSGVTDHYAHNDEHALAIARRIIANLNHSKKTSLDISPPQAPRYDTDELLGVVPADLKKPYDVREVIARLVDGSEFDEFKPLFGTTLVCGFARIWGYPVGIVANNGILFSDSALKGAHFVELCCQRKIPLVFLQNITGFMVGKKYEAEGIAKHGAKMVTAVACAQVPKFTVIIGGSFGAGNYGMCGRAYNPRFLWMWPNARISVMGGEQAANVLAQVKRDNLARKGIDWSAEEEEAFKAPIRQQYETQGHPYYASARLWDDGVIDPRDTRMVLALGISAALNAPIPETKFGVFRM
- a CDS encoding isovaleryl-CoA dehydrogenase — protein: MYPSLNFDLGETADMIREMVEGFAQKTIAPIAEKVDRENAFPNELWPVLGELGLLGITVEEEYGGAGMGYLEHVIAMEEISRASASIGLSYGAHSNLCVNQIRRNGTKAQKEKYLPKLVSGEHVGALAMSEPNAGSDVVSMQLRAEKKGDRYILNGNKMWITNGPDADVLVVYAKTSPEKGAHGITAFIIEKQFPGFSTAQKLDKLGMRGSNTCELVFEDCEVPEENVLGKVDEGVRVLMSGLDYERVVLAGGPLGIMRACLDVVIPYVHERKQFGRAIGEFQLMQGKLADMYTTMNACRAYVYAVAKACDRGETTRKDAAGAILYASERATRMALDAIQCLGGNGYINEYPTGRLLRDAKLYEIGAGTSEIRRMLIGRELFKETA